The nucleotide window GGTAGGGCTTATTGACTGCCCACCGTCGCACGCTCACCTGAAAGATGCCACTGGTCCCGCAGCGGGGGCCCGTCTTCTCTTCAAGGGGAATGCCGATTTGAAGGCCGAACTCGCCGACCTTGAGTTGGCGTTAGAGCGGTTGCAGGGATCGCTCTCAGTGGGCTACGACGTGCTTGAGGATGCTATCTGTAATTGGCAGAAGAGTCCAAGCGCCTTCAAATCGTTTCGAGGCTAGGACCGCGCCAGCGATAGCGTCGCTTCGCCTTGTTCAACTGCGCGTAGCTCAACGCGCCCGCATGTTGGAAGTGCCCCACTATAAGACCTGGGGCTATGCCTGACTGGCGGGCCAGTAGCTGGAGCTGCCTGTAGCTGGTGGGTGGCCTGACCTGCGAGCCGATTAACTCATCGGAAATTATCTTATCGGCGGCCCATTTGTTCGCCTCAAGCTCTAGCCGGTCCGTGGTGTGGCCTATCTGCTCTGGTTCTAGGCTGTCAACGTGTACTGCTTCATGGCCATGAAGCAAGACGTGGGCGGCCTCGTGAAAAAACGTGAACCATAAGTGATCGTCTGTAAGATATCGAGCACTCAGTACAATCATTGGCTCATGTTCGATTGTACGGTATGTAGCGCCACTTGCTGGACAGCCAGAAGGCGCTTTCACTAGTGCTACCGCCACTCCCGCTTCCGCGCACAAATCTCTCAAACGCGGGAGAAACACGGCGGGATCTTTGAGCCAGGTGAGTCGACGGATTGCCGGGATAGCGCCAGCAAACAGGGTGTGGTTGTAAGGCGCCAAAGTAAGCGATCTGGTCTGCAACTGGGCTCGACGAAGCCATGCCGCTACGGCGATCTCACTGGTCGGCGTGGCGCTCGTGGTGCGAAACTGAGTCTGCTGCAGGGCTGGTTCGTAGGTGGCCTTCCAGGACTCTAGATCGGGGACGCCAAAAAATTCAAGCAGGACGTCGATCCGGTCAAGCCAGTTGTCGGTCCGTTGTATCCAGCCTAAAGAAGATGCCAAATCAGGCGGTGCAGCCTGCGCCCAGCGATCGGCGTCAAGTCGCCGGCGATCCTCGTAGTACTGCTCTGATCGTCTTAACCAAAACCTCGGCGAAGAGCCAAGGGATTGGGACAGTTTGTGGGCGATTTCCGTGGTTATGGGAGCGCGACTTTCGACGAGTTGGCTGACCGTCTCAAGGTCAAGGTGCATGCTGTTCGCAAGACTCGAGAGCGTCAACTGCTGTCGCTCCATCGCGGACCGCATGGAACGTCCGGGCGGTGATGCCCAGCGAGGAATGAATTCCGAATTGTCAACGCTCACCTTGCACCTCGATCTCGTGCAGTCGAAGTCGCCAAACTGCCTCGTAGTCTACAGGTTGACCAACCAGCCAAGTCGCGCCGGGATGGTTGGCGTACAGGATGAGTTGGACCTTGGCGGTCAGCTCGATGTAGACAATTAGTTCACCGTCTTGAATATCGCTGGAAATGTCGAGCAAATCCGTCAGCGACTCGGCCGCGCGTATATCGGCTAGTCGGTCAATCAAATTGTCCGCGGCAGTCGATCCGAGGGACCGCTCAGCAGCCTCTGGGTCGGTACAGAGATGGCGTAGTTTTTTGGTTGCGAAGGCGAGCTGCAAGTAGCGCTCCCTCGCGATCCTCTGCATTGTGGGTGGACACAGGCTACCCGGATCTGCGTCGACTGTCAGATGTTCAGTCTGCGGCCAGCGTGCTCGAATCCACGTCATCAGGACTGCTGTGCGGCGGCCTTGGCTGTGGTGGGCGCTGTGCGTAGTGCCCAAGCCCGTAGGGTGAGGACGCCCCGCTGGGCCGCTCGCCGGCGTGCGGACCCTTGGGGGGTGAGGGGGCGTTCTTGCCGTCGCCAGCCGCGCGCCGGTGGATCGGCTGTGCGCTAGCGCTGAGGATATCGGCGGCCGTGGCCCTGCGGACTTCTCGCGACGCTGACTGACCGCGAGCGAAAGCTGGCTGGCTTGGGACGGGCTGTCCAACCAAGGGATCGTCGAGCGGCTGTTCGTGAACCAGCTGACTATCCGGACCTACATACACCGGGCCACGATGAAGCTGGGCGCTCGCAACTCATCCTCACCGGTGGCTATTGCCCATCGGAAGGGCCTGGTCCGGGCGTTTTGACCGGACGCCTCAACACGACGACGCCCCGGTCCGCACAAGGCGGACCGGGGCGTCGCGGGGTGGATCAGCGCAGGTCGAAGCGGTCCAGCTCCATGACCTTCACCCAGGCGGCGGCGAAGTCCCGGGCGAACTTCTCCTGCATGTCGTCGCTCGAGTAGACCTCGACGATGCCGCGCAGGATGGAGTTGGAGTTGAGCACCAGGTCGTTCGCGGTCGCCGTCCGGATGATGTTGCCGTCAGCGTCGAGGCCCTCGTAGACGTCCTCGTCCGAGACCGACGTCCGCCACTGGACGCCCAGGTCCAGCAGGTTCCGGAAGAAGTCCTGCGACAGGACGCCCGGCCGGTCGGTGAACACGCCGTGCTGCACGCCGGCGGTGTTGGCCCCGAGGACCCGCAGGCCGCCGATCAGCACGACCATCTCGCGCGCGGTCAGCTCGAGCATGTACGCGCGGTCGATGAGCAGCGTCTCCGGCTGGAGCTTGGCGCCCGGCTTGAGGTAGCTGCGAAAGCCGTCGGCCTTCGGCTCGAGCCAGCGGAAGTTGTCGACGTCCGTCTGCTCCTGGCTGGCGTCCGTGCGACCCGCGTGGAACGGCACGGTGAGCTGCACGCCGGCGTCGGCCGCGGCCTTCTCCACCGCCGCGGTGCCACCGAGCACGATCAGGTCGGCCAGCGAGACCTTCTTGCCGGTCTCCTGCTCGAACGCGCTCTTGACCTGCTCCAGCACCGGCAGCACGTCGGCGACGCCCTGGTTGGCCGCCCAGTTGATCTGCGGCTCCAGGCGGATGCGCGCGCCGTTGGCGCCACCGCGCTTGTCGGTGCCGCGGTACGACGCCGCCGCCGACCAGCTCGTGTGCACCAGCTGCGACACGGTGAGGCCCGAGGCGAGCAGGCGCGCCTTCAGGTCGGCGATCTCCGCCTCGCCCACGAGCTCGTGGTCGACGGCCGGGGTCGGGTCCTGCCAGATGAGCTCCTCGGCCGGCACGTCCGGGCCGACGTAGCGGCTCTTCGGGCCCATGTCGCGGTGCAGCAGCTTGAACCACGCGCGGGCGTAGGCGTCGGCGAAGTACTCCGGGTCGTTGTAGAACCGCTCGGAGATCTCGTGGAAGCTGGGGTCGGCCATCAGGGCGAGGTCGCTGGTCAGCATGATCGGGGCGTTCCTCTTGCCCTCGATGTGCGCGTCGGGCACGAGCTCCTGCGCCTCGGGGTTCTTCGGCTTCCACTGCTTCGCACCGGCCGGGCTCTCGGTGAGCTCCCAGTCGTAGCTGAACATCATCTCGAAGTAGGTGTTGTCCCACGTCGTCGGCGTCGGGGTCCACGCACCCTCGAGGCCACTGGTGATCGTGTCGGCGCCCTTGCCGGTGCCGTGCTGGCTGATCCAGCCCAGGCCGTTGCCGTGCACCGGGCAGCCCTCGGGCTCCGGGCCGATCAGCTCCGGGTTTCCCGCACCGTGCGTCTTGCCGAAGGTGTGGCCACCGGCGATCAGCGCGACGGTCTCTTCGTCGTTCATGCCCATCCGGCTGAACGTGACGCGGATGTCGTGCGCGGAACCGACCGGGTCCGGCTTGCCCTGCGGGCCTTCCGGGTTGACGTAGATCAGGCCCATGGTGACGGCGGCCAGGTGGCCGTCCTCCAGGTTGAGCGGGGCCTCGTCGGCGTAGCGCTCGTCGCCGAGCCAGGTGTCCTCCGGGCCCCAGAAGACCTCACCGGGCTGCCAGGTGTCGGCCCGGCCGAAGGCGAAGCCGAACGTCGGCAGGCCCATGTCGTCGTGCGCGACGTTGCCGGCGAGCACCAGCAGGTCGGCCCAGGAGAGGTTGCGGCCGTACTTCTGCTTCACCGGGAGCAGCAGCCGGCGGGCCTTGTCCAGGTTGGCGTTGTCCGGCCAGCTGTTCAGCGGGGCGAAGCGCTGCCCGCCCTCGCCACCGCCGCCACGGCCATCGGCGATGCGGTAGGTGCCCGCGGCGTGCCAGGACATGCGGATGAACAGCGGGCCGTAGTGGCCCCAGTCCGACGGCCACCAGTCCTGCGACGTCCGCATGACCTGCACGAGGTCGCGCTTGACCGCCTCGACGTCCAGCGTGGCCACCGCGGTCTTGTAGTCGAAGTCCCCGCCCAGCGGGTCGGAGTCCGCGGAGGTCTCGTTCAGCACCTGGACGTCGACCTGGTTGGGCCACCAGTCGCGGGTGCTGCGCGGGCGACCGCTGGTCACCTGCTGCGGCGCCTTGATCGCCGGGTTCTCGCTCTCACTGGTGCTCGCCGACTCGGCCTTGGCGACCTCGGTCTTGTCGTAGTCGTCGACGTCGACCTGGGACTTGTCGTACTCGGTCACGGAGCGCTCTTCTCTGCGGGAGGGGTGGGGGAGGGGGCAGCCGGTGCGGTGGCGCAGGAGCTGCACCGGCCCCAGAAGACGACCTCGGCCTCGTCGACGACGAAGCCGGGCGGAGCGTCGGCGGACGGCGTCAGGCAGGGCGCTTCGCCGGTGGCGCAGTCGACGTCGGTGATGACGCCGCAGGACCGGCAGACCAGGTGGTGGTGGTTGTCGCCGACCCGTGCCTCGTACCGGGCGACCGACCCCTGCGGCTGGATGCGCCGCAGCAGGCCGGTGTCGGTGAGCACGCGCAGCACGTCGTAGACGGCCTGGTGGGACACCGCGTCCAGGCGGGTGCGCGCGGCGCCGATGAGCGCCTCGGTGTCCAGGTGCGGATGGGCGTGGACGGCGTCCAGGACGGCGAGACGCGGTCGGGTGACCCGGAGACCGGCGGCCCGGAGGTCGCGTTCGAGGTGCTCGGCAGCTGCCATGTGAGGGGAACTGTGTCCCACTCACTGGAACCGGTCAAGGAAGGCCGAGCGGACTCAGCCCCGGGACCAGTGCCGCAGGTAGCTGCGGTACAGCCAGCCGTCGACCCAGGCGCGGTCGGGCTCGTCGGGGATCGTGGAGCTGGCGCGCAGCGCGATGAGCTGCTGCTCGGCATCGTCGACGGCGGCCACGACCTCGGCGAGCGGGACCTCGCCACGGCGGACCGACCGCAGGTACGCGCGCTCCGGCTCGGGCACCGGCAGGGTGATCCGCCCGGTGCTCAGCAGTTCGACGCCCTGCACCCCCAGCCGCAGCGCGTGCATGGCGTACTTGGTGTCGTAGCCGTGCACGGCCACCAGCTCGGGCCGGTTGGTGTGCGCCCCGACCTCACCGGTCATCGCGCCGCGCTGGGACGCCAGGTAGCCGAGGAACCGGTCGGCGGCCAGCAGGGAGACGAACCGGTGCGCGTTCTCCACCAGCTCCACGCCGGCCTCGTCGCGGTGGACGACCTCGGCGTCGGGCACGAACAGGAGCAGCAGGACCGTCGGGTTGCCGGCCAGCGCCAGTCGCGCCCACTTGCGCGCCGAGTAGACGACGACGTCCAGGTCGCCGGCGCCGGAGCG belongs to Modestobacter sp. L9-4 and includes:
- a CDS encoding ImmA/IrrE family metallo-endopeptidase — protein: MSVDNSEFIPRWASPPGRSMRSAMERQQLTLSSLANSMHLDLETVSQLVESRAPITTEIAHKLSQSLGSSPRFWLRRSEQYYEDRRRLDADRWAQAAPPDLASSLGWIQRTDNWLDRIDVLLEFFGVPDLESWKATYEPALQQTQFRTTSATPTSEIAVAAWLRRAQLQTRSLTLAPYNHTLFAGAIPAIRRLTWLKDPAVFLPRLRDLCAEAGVAVALVKAPSGCPASGATYRTIEHEPMIVLSARYLTDDHLWFTFFHEAAHVLLHGHEAVHVDSLEPEQIGHTTDRLELEANKWAADKIISDELIGSQVRPPTSYRQLQLLARQSGIAPGLIVGHFQHAGALSYAQLNKAKRRYRWRGPSLETI
- the katG gene encoding catalase/peroxidase HPI, which codes for MTEYDKSQVDVDDYDKTEVAKAESASTSESENPAIKAPQQVTSGRPRSTRDWWPNQVDVQVLNETSADSDPLGGDFDYKTAVATLDVEAVKRDLVQVMRTSQDWWPSDWGHYGPLFIRMSWHAAGTYRIADGRGGGGEGGQRFAPLNSWPDNANLDKARRLLLPVKQKYGRNLSWADLLVLAGNVAHDDMGLPTFGFAFGRADTWQPGEVFWGPEDTWLGDERYADEAPLNLEDGHLAAVTMGLIYVNPEGPQGKPDPVGSAHDIRVTFSRMGMNDEETVALIAGGHTFGKTHGAGNPELIGPEPEGCPVHGNGLGWISQHGTGKGADTITSGLEGAWTPTPTTWDNTYFEMMFSYDWELTESPAGAKQWKPKNPEAQELVPDAHIEGKRNAPIMLTSDLALMADPSFHEISERFYNDPEYFADAYARAWFKLLHRDMGPKSRYVGPDVPAEELIWQDPTPAVDHELVGEAEIADLKARLLASGLTVSQLVHTSWSAAASYRGTDKRGGANGARIRLEPQINWAANQGVADVLPVLEQVKSAFEQETGKKVSLADLIVLGGTAAVEKAAADAGVQLTVPFHAGRTDASQEQTDVDNFRWLEPKADGFRSYLKPGAKLQPETLLIDRAYMLELTAREMVVLIGGLRVLGANTAGVQHGVFTDRPGVLSQDFFRNLLDLGVQWRTSVSDEDVYEGLDADGNIIRTATANDLVLNSNSILRGIVEVYSSDDMQEKFARDFAAAWVKVMELDRFDLR
- a CDS encoding Fur family transcriptional regulator codes for the protein MAAAEHLERDLRAAGLRVTRPRLAVLDAVHAHPHLDTEALIGAARTRLDAVSHQAVYDVLRVLTDTGLLRRIQPQGSVARYEARVGDNHHHLVCRSCGVITDVDCATGEAPCLTPSADAPPGFVVDEAEVVFWGRCSSCATAPAAPSPTPPAEKSAP
- a CDS encoding DNA polymerase beta superfamily protein gives rise to the protein MTAEPTHTQVPVVFGDRSLPAGFDHPHASEEARRIAEQGTILRVQVGSGVHGTSVSGQDDRDEMGICLEPPEHVTGVARVPAGTRAGSAMVEFEQYQRHTVWDSPGGLANRSGAGDLDVVVYSARKWARLALAGNPTVLLLLFVPDAEVVHRDEAGVELVENAHRFVSLLAADRFLGYLASQRGAMTGEVGAHTNRPELVAVHGYDTKYAMHALRLGVQGVELLSTGRITLPVPEPERAYLRSVRRGEVPLAEVVAAVDDAEQQLIALRASSTIPDEPDRAWVDGWLYRSYLRHWSRG